One segment of Candidatus Oleimmundimicrobium sp. DNA contains the following:
- the ftsE gene encoding cell division ATP-binding protein FtsE, translating to MVIMKNVSMIYDGYEKPAVENINLKIKKGEFVFLVGPSGSGKSTLIRLMIRELIPTKGDIKIAGHDIIHMPLRKVPLLRRNIGCVFQDFKLLPNKTIYDNVAFALEVIGKSERVIKSQVPEVLKLVGLEGKFSRYPNELSGGEQQRVSLARAFVNRPPLLIADEPTGNLDPSISMDIMKLLDKINKTGTTVLMATHDKDLVNNFRKRVVALEHGKIIRDQARGVYGYEV from the coding sequence ATGGTTATAATGAAAAATGTTTCAATGATATATGATGGTTATGAAAAGCCTGCTGTTGAAAATATTAATCTTAAAATTAAAAAGGGCGAATTTGTATTTTTGGTTGGCCCAAGTGGCTCAGGAAAGTCAACTCTTATAAGGCTTATGATAAGAGAACTTATCCCCACAAAAGGTGATATAAAAATAGCAGGTCATGATATAATTCATATGCCTTTAAGAAAAGTTCCCCTTCTAAGAAGGAATATAGGTTGTGTCTTTCAAGATTTTAAGCTTCTTCCAAATAAAACTATTTACGATAATGTCGCGTTCGCGTTAGAAGTTATCGGAAAATCTGAGCGTGTAATCAAATCCCAAGTTCCGGAAGTTTTAAAATTGGTTGGTTTAGAAGGAAAATTTAGCAGATACCCAAATGAGCTTTCCGGTGGTGAGCAGCAAAGAGTGTCTTTGGCCAGGGCTTTTGTCAATAGGCCTCCGTTGCTTATTGCAGATGAGCCCACTGGTAATCTGGATCCGAGCATTTCAATGGACATTATGAAATTGTTGGACAAAATTAATAAGACGGGGACCACTGTCTTAATGGCTACCCATGATAAAGATTTGGTTAATAATTTCCGCAAGAGAGTTGTGGCACTGGAACATGGTAAAATAATTAGAGACCAAGCTCGAGGAGTCTATGGATATGAAGTTTAG